The following coding sequences lie in one Streptomyces sp. NBC_00510 genomic window:
- the gcvH gene encoding glycine cleavage system protein GcvH codes for MSNPQQLRYSKEHEWVSAADADGVSSVGITEHAANALGDVVYVQLPAVGDTVAAGETCGELESTKSVSDLYAPVSGEVTEVNEDVVNDPSLVNSAAFEGGWLFKVKISEEPADLLSADEYSAFTGN; via the coding sequence ATGAGCAACCCTCAGCAGCTGCGGTACAGCAAGGAGCACGAGTGGGTCTCGGCCGCCGACGCGGACGGTGTGTCCTCGGTGGGCATCACCGAGCACGCGGCGAACGCCCTCGGCGATGTCGTCTACGTCCAGCTCCCGGCGGTCGGCGACACGGTCGCCGCGGGCGAGACCTGCGGTGAGCTGGAGTCGACCAAGTCGGTCAGCGACCTGTACGCCCCGGTCTCCGGCGAGGTCACCGAGGTCAACGAGGACGTCGTCAACGACCCCTCGCTGGTGAACTCGGCGGCCTTCGAGGGCGGCTGGCTGTTCAAGGTGAAGATCTCCGAGGAGCCGGCCGACCTGCTCTCCGCGGACGAGTACTCCGCCTTCACCGGCAACTGA
- a CDS encoding ABC transporter permease: MADSVLITDAQPPADQPPSRHRHRHVPGPQTDAPPARAGLTGPKAVITPVITVLVVGLSFVSVFLAAFHTPTAHRLPVAVVASDHTAALFDVRLQRIAPEAFQVDRYPDAASARHAVEHRQAYAAYLSEDGEQKVVYAGANGPAVSALLTPLASVPHGEGHKIPVVDILPLSSGDSRGLSVFYASFGLILAGFLFGQLTYQVAPRLSFNQRVLSIGLFAVLGGLATTLIACTAFGAIPGSFLGIFGVVTLMAGAVAAATVALIRVFGPAGVLLGSIFMLIIGNATSGGVLPPSFLPGWLEPLASVMPAGVGVRAMDGLAYFHHDGLTRGIVILCCWIAASVGTMFLLDRIASTSGIVHAATR; the protein is encoded by the coding sequence GTGGCCGACAGCGTGCTCATCACCGACGCTCAACCGCCGGCGGATCAGCCTCCATCACGCCACCGGCACCGGCACGTCCCGGGACCGCAGACCGACGCACCGCCCGCCCGGGCGGGACTGACCGGTCCGAAGGCCGTGATCACCCCGGTGATCACGGTGCTCGTCGTCGGGCTCTCCTTCGTGAGCGTCTTCCTCGCCGCCTTCCACACGCCCACGGCGCACCGGCTGCCGGTGGCCGTCGTCGCCTCGGACCACACGGCGGCCCTGTTCGACGTCCGCCTCCAGCGCATCGCGCCCGAGGCCTTCCAGGTCGACCGGTACCCCGACGCGGCGTCGGCCCGGCACGCCGTGGAGCACCGGCAGGCCTACGCGGCCTACCTGTCCGAGGACGGCGAGCAAAAGGTCGTCTACGCCGGCGCGAACGGCCCCGCGGTGTCCGCCCTGCTCACCCCCCTGGCATCCGTTCCGCACGGTGAGGGCCACAAGATCCCCGTGGTCGACATCCTGCCGCTGTCGTCCGGTGACAGCAGAGGGCTGTCGGTCTTCTACGCCTCCTTCGGGCTGATCCTGGCAGGGTTCCTGTTCGGCCAGCTGACCTACCAGGTCGCGCCACGGCTCTCCTTCAACCAGCGCGTCCTGAGCATCGGTCTCTTCGCCGTCCTCGGCGGCCTGGCCACCACCCTGATCGCCTGTACGGCCTTCGGCGCGATCCCCGGTTCCTTCCTCGGGATCTTCGGCGTCGTCACGCTCATGGCCGGCGCGGTCGCCGCCGCCACCGTCGCGCTCATCCGCGTCTTCGGCCCGGCCGGGGTGCTCCTGGGCTCCATCTTCATGCTCATCATCGGCAACGCCACCAGTGGCGGCGTCCTCCCGCCGTCGTTCCTGCCGGGCTGGCTGGAGCCACTGGCCTCCGTCATGCCGGCCGGTGTGGGCGTCCGTGCCATGGACGGACTCGCCTACTTCCACCACGACGGCCTGACCCGCGGGATCGTCATCCTCTGCTGCTGGATCGCGGCGAGCGTGGGCACCATGTTCCTGCTCGACCGCATCGCGTCCACCTCGGGGATCGTGCACGCGGCCACCCGCTGA
- the gcvT gene encoding glycine cleavage system aminomethyltransferase GcvT, translated as MSEPRRTALDALHRALGATMTDFAGWDMPLRYASERDEHTAVRTRAGLFDLSHMGEITVTGPAAGEALDHALVGHISALAVGRARYTMICAPDGGILDDLIVYRLGDQEYMVVANASNAQVVLDAVTERAAGFDAAVRDDRDAYALIAVQGPESPGILKSVTDADLDGLKYYAGLPGTVAGVSALIARTGYTGEDGFELFVAPADAEKLWQALTEAGADAGLVPCGLSCRDTLRLEAGMPLYGHELTTALTPFDAGLGRVVKFDKPGDFVGRQALTAAAAKAEAAPPRKLVGLVAQGRRVPRAGYPVVAGGEVVGEVTSGAPSPTLGKPIAMAYVDAAHAAPGASGVGVDIRGTHEPYEVVALPFYKRQR; from the coding sequence GACCGACTTCGCGGGCTGGGACATGCCGCTGCGGTACGCCAGCGAGCGCGACGAGCACACCGCCGTGCGGACCCGGGCCGGTCTCTTCGACCTGTCCCACATGGGCGAGATCACGGTCACCGGTCCGGCCGCGGGCGAGGCCCTGGACCACGCGCTGGTCGGCCACATCTCGGCGCTGGCCGTGGGCCGTGCCCGCTACACGATGATCTGTGCGCCGGACGGCGGCATCCTCGACGACCTGATCGTCTACCGCCTCGGCGACCAGGAGTACATGGTCGTCGCCAACGCCTCCAACGCCCAGGTCGTCCTGGATGCGGTCACCGAGCGCGCGGCGGGCTTCGACGCCGCCGTCCGCGACGACCGGGACGCGTACGCGCTGATCGCCGTCCAGGGTCCGGAGTCCCCCGGCATCCTGAAGTCGGTCACCGACGCCGACCTGGACGGGCTGAAGTACTACGCGGGCCTGCCCGGCACCGTCGCCGGCGTCTCCGCGCTGATCGCACGCACGGGCTACACCGGCGAGGACGGTTTCGAGCTGTTCGTCGCCCCGGCCGACGCGGAGAAGCTGTGGCAGGCGCTGACCGAGGCGGGCGCGGACGCCGGCCTGGTGCCGTGCGGCCTGTCCTGCCGCGACACGCTGCGCCTGGAGGCGGGCATGCCGCTGTACGGGCACGAGCTGACCACCGCGCTCACCCCCTTCGACGCCGGGCTCGGCCGGGTCGTGAAGTTCGACAAGCCGGGTGACTTCGTGGGCCGGCAGGCCCTGACCGCGGCCGCCGCGAAGGCCGAGGCCGCGCCGCCGCGCAAGCTGGTCGGCCTGGTCGCGCAGGGCCGCCGGGTCCCCCGCGCGGGCTATCCGGTGGTGGCGGGCGGCGAGGTGGTCGGCGAGGTCACCTCCGGCGCCCCGTCCCCGACCCTGGGCAAGCCGATCGCCATGGCCTACGTGGACGCCGCGCACGCCGCCCCGGGCGCCTCCGGCGTGGGCGTGGACATCCGCGGTACGCATGAGCCGTACGAGGTGGTCGCCCTGCCGTTCTACAAGCGGCAGCGCTGA
- a CDS encoding sigma-70 family RNA polymerase sigma factor, which yields MAAMRPRTRQSRGTSDEALVRALYEEHGRALLAYATRLTGDRAAAEDVVQETLIRAWRRPDALLNGKGSVRGWLLTVARNIITDRHRARAARPTEVAESTATGPVERDHAEAVVDAVVVMEALERLSADHRDVLYALYFRGQSVAEAARSLGIPPGTVKSRSHYALKALRDFCRQGPVEMGEVAA from the coding sequence ATGGCGGCAATGCGGCCCCGTACCCGGCAGAGCCGGGGCACGAGTGACGAGGCGCTCGTCAGGGCGCTCTACGAGGAACACGGCAGGGCCCTGCTCGCGTACGCGACCCGCCTCACCGGCGACCGCGCCGCGGCCGAGGACGTCGTCCAGGAGACCCTGATCCGCGCCTGGCGCCGTCCCGACGCGCTGCTCAACGGCAAGGGCTCGGTGCGGGGATGGCTGCTCACCGTGGCGCGCAACATCATCACCGACCGGCACCGGGCCAGGGCCGCCCGTCCCACCGAGGTGGCCGAGTCGACGGCCACCGGGCCGGTGGAGCGCGACCACGCGGAGGCGGTGGTGGACGCCGTAGTCGTCATGGAGGCCCTGGAACGGCTCTCCGCCGACCACCGCGACGTGCTGTACGCGCTCTACTTCCGTGGGCAGAGCGTCGCCGAGGCGGCCAGGTCCCTGGGCATCCCCCCGGGCACGGTGAAGTCCCGGTCGCACTACGCCCTCAAGGCGCTGCGCGACTTCTGCCGGCAGGGGCCCGTCGAGATGGGGGAGGTCGCGGCATGA
- a CDS encoding L-serine ammonia-lyase: MAISVFDLFSIGIGPSSSHTVGPMRAARMFAQRLKNDDLLAGVASVRAELFGSLGATGHGHGTPKAVLLGLEGHSPRTVDVETADERVEHIRSSGRISLLGVHEIPFSAADDLILHRRRSLPYHANGMTLFAYDEAGAPVLEKTYYSVGGGFVVDEDAVGEDRIKLDDTVLKYPFRTGDELLRLTRETGLSISGLMLENEKAWRTEAEIRAGLLEIWQVMQDCVKAGMTREGILPGGLKVRRRASATARQLRAEGNTVAHAMEWVTLYAMAVNEENAAGGRVVTAPTNGAAGIIPAVLHYYVNFVAGQSTEAEKEDGVVRFLLAAGAIGMLFKENASISGAEVGCQGEVGSACSMAAGGLAEVLGGGPEKVENAAEIGMEHNLGLTCDPVGGLVQIPCIERNGMAAVKAVTAARMAMRGDGRHHVSLDKVIKTMKETGADMKVKYKETARGGLAVNVIEC; the protein is encoded by the coding sequence GTGGCCATCTCCGTCTTCGACCTCTTCTCGATCGGCATAGGCCCGTCCAGCTCCCACACCGTGGGCCCGATGCGCGCCGCGCGGATGTTCGCCCAGCGGCTGAAGAACGACGACCTGCTGGCGGGCGTGGCCTCCGTGCGCGCCGAACTGTTCGGCTCGCTCGGCGCGACCGGCCACGGCCACGGCACCCCCAAGGCGGTGCTGCTGGGCCTGGAGGGCCACTCCCCCCGCACCGTCGACGTCGAGACCGCCGACGAGCGGGTCGAGCACATCCGCAGCAGCGGCCGCATCAGCCTGCTCGGCGTCCACGAGATCCCGTTCTCCGCCGCGGACGACCTGATCCTGCACCGGCGCCGCTCGCTGCCGTACCACGCCAACGGCATGACGCTCTTCGCGTACGACGAGGCCGGCGCGCCCGTGCTGGAGAAGACCTACTACTCGGTGGGCGGCGGCTTCGTCGTCGACGAGGACGCGGTCGGCGAGGACCGCATCAAGCTCGACGACACCGTGCTGAAGTACCCGTTCCGCACGGGGGACGAGCTGCTCCGGCTCACCCGGGAGACCGGTCTTTCCATCTCCGGCCTGATGCTGGAGAACGAGAAGGCCTGGCGCACCGAGGCCGAGATCCGCGCGGGCCTGCTGGAGATCTGGCAGGTCATGCAGGACTGCGTGAAGGCCGGGATGACCCGCGAGGGCATCCTCCCCGGCGGCCTCAAGGTCCGCCGCCGCGCCTCCGCGACCGCCCGCCAGCTGCGCGCCGAGGGCAACACGGTGGCGCACGCCATGGAGTGGGTCACCCTCTACGCCATGGCCGTCAACGAGGAGAACGCCGCGGGCGGCCGCGTCGTCACCGCCCCCACCAACGGCGCCGCCGGCATCATCCCGGCCGTGCTGCACTACTACGTGAACTTCGTGGCCGGGCAGTCGACGGAGGCGGAGAAGGAGGACGGCGTCGTCCGCTTCCTCCTCGCGGCGGGCGCGATCGGCATGCTCTTCAAGGAGAACGCCTCCATCTCCGGCGCCGAGGTCGGCTGCCAGGGCGAGGTCGGCTCCGCCTGCTCCATGGCCGCGGGCGGCCTCGCCGAGGTCCTCGGCGGCGGCCCGGAGAAGGTCGAGAACGCCGCCGAGATCGGCATGGAGCACAACCTCGGGCTCACCTGCGACCCCGTCGGCGGGCTCGTCCAGATCCCCTGCATCGAGCGCAACGGCATGGCCGCGGTCAAGGCCGTCACCGCCGCGCGCATGGCGATGCGCGGGGACGGGCGGCACCACGTCTCCCTCGACAAGGTCATCAAGACCATGAAGGAGACCGGGGCCGACATGAAGGTCAAGTACAAGGAGACCGCCCGCGGCGGCCTCGCGGTAAACGTCATCGAGTGCTGA
- a CDS encoding zf-HC2 domain-containing protein produces MSARERHDGEALTARVLGALNEEEARAVDEHVVSCRPCAAELGELRSLAQALGDVPPEAFLDGPPEGGELLLQRTLRQVRAERAGARRRRWAAAGVAAAVVAAALLQGGVLIGEHRAGQAVRPPAAAPPPGPVRTASATDPSTGARLTVRLTPATAWVRLHARVGGIPAGEHCLLVVVARDGSRQIAGSWVVSPTGEGHGVILDGSAAVAPEDVAAVLVETAGGTAYVSAKP; encoded by the coding sequence ATGAGCGCGCGGGAGCGGCACGACGGGGAGGCGCTCACCGCCCGTGTCCTGGGTGCGCTGAACGAGGAGGAGGCCCGCGCCGTGGACGAGCACGTCGTGTCCTGCCGGCCCTGCGCCGCCGAACTCGGGGAACTGCGCTCCCTGGCACAGGCCTTGGGCGACGTACCGCCGGAGGCCTTCCTGGACGGTCCGCCCGAGGGCGGGGAGCTGTTGCTGCAGCGGACGTTGCGTCAGGTGCGCGCCGAACGCGCCGGCGCGCGGCGCCGCCGGTGGGCGGCCGCCGGGGTCGCGGCGGCGGTGGTGGCGGCCGCCCTCCTCCAGGGCGGTGTGCTCATCGGGGAGCACCGGGCCGGGCAGGCGGTCCGGCCGCCGGCCGCGGCCCCGCCGCCGGGGCCCGTCCGCACCGCCTCGGCCACCGATCCGTCCACCGGGGCCCGGTTGACCGTGCGGCTCACCCCGGCCACCGCCTGGGTGCGGCTCCACGCCCGGGTCGGCGGCATCCCGGCGGGGGAGCACTGCCTGCTGGTCGTGGTGGCGCGGGACGGCTCCCGGCAGATCGCCGGCAGCTGGGTGGTGTCGCCGACCGGGGAGGGCCACGGCGTCATCCTGGACGGCTCGGCGGCGGTGGCCCCGGAGGACGTCGCCGCCGTCCTCGTGGAGACCGCCGGCGGCACGGCCTACGTGTCGGCGAAGCCCTGA
- a CDS encoding MarR family transcriptional regulator — protein sequence MPLRDPGEHIGYLIWQLSQAYAIRIEQALRPLRLTQAQFSALMRLSVNGAMSSAELARRCGVTPQSMGTAVQGLAERGLVERRAHPTHGRIIEISVTPEGEELAVHAERAIAPAEEEALSPFAPHERERVRADLQRMLATLNPHALSEGD from the coding sequence ATGCCCCTGCGCGACCCCGGCGAGCACATCGGCTATCTGATCTGGCAGCTCTCGCAGGCGTACGCGATCCGCATCGAGCAGGCACTGCGTCCACTGCGACTGACCCAGGCGCAGTTCAGCGCCCTGATGCGCCTGAGCGTGAACGGGGCCATGTCGAGCGCCGAACTGGCGCGCCGGTGCGGGGTCACACCGCAGTCCATGGGCACCGCCGTACAGGGGCTGGCCGAGCGCGGACTGGTGGAGCGGCGGGCACATCCGACGCACGGACGGATCATCGAGATCAGCGTCACCCCCGAGGGCGAGGAGCTCGCGGTCCACGCCGAGCGGGCCATCGCCCCCGCGGAGGAGGAGGCCCTCTCCCCCTTCGCCCCGCACGAGCGCGAGCGGGTCCGGGCCGACCTGCAGCGGATGCTGGCGACCCTCAACCCGCACGCGCTGTCCGAGGGTGATTGA
- a CDS encoding serine hydroxymethyltransferase, translating into MSLLNSSLHELDPDVAAAVDAELHRQQSTLEMIASENFAPVAVLQAQGSVLTNKYAEGYPGRRYYGGCEHVDVVEQLAIDRIKALFGAEHANVQPHSGAQANAAAMFALLNPGDTILGLNLAHGGHLTHGMKINFSGKLYDVVAYHVDAETGQVDMAEVERLAKESRPKLIIAGWSAYPRQLDFAAFRRIADEVGAYLMVDMAHFAGLVAAGLHPSPVPYADVVTTTTHKTLGGPRGGVILSKAELAKKINSAVFPGQQGGPLEHVIAAKAVAFKIAATEEFKDRQVRTLEGAKILAERLTQPDVTGAGVSVLSGGTDVHLVLVDLRHSELDGQQAEDRLHEIGITVNRNAVPDDPRPPMVTSGLRIGTPALATRGFGAEDFREVADVIAEALKPGFDAGTAKALGARVTALAEKHPLYPGLK; encoded by the coding sequence ATGTCGCTTCTCAACAGCTCACTGCACGAGCTCGACCCCGACGTCGCCGCCGCCGTCGACGCCGAACTGCACCGCCAGCAGTCCACCCTTGAGATGATCGCCTCGGAGAACTTCGCTCCGGTCGCGGTGCTCCAGGCCCAGGGCTCGGTGCTGACCAACAAGTACGCCGAGGGGTACCCCGGCCGCCGCTACTACGGCGGCTGCGAGCACGTCGACGTCGTCGAGCAGCTCGCGATCGACCGGATCAAGGCGCTGTTCGGCGCCGAACACGCCAACGTCCAGCCGCACTCGGGCGCGCAGGCCAACGCGGCCGCGATGTTCGCGCTGCTGAACCCCGGCGACACGATCCTGGGTCTGAACCTCGCCCACGGCGGGCACCTGACCCACGGCATGAAGATCAACTTCTCCGGCAAGCTCTACGACGTGGTCGCCTACCACGTGGACGCCGAGACCGGTCAGGTCGACATGGCCGAGGTCGAGCGCCTCGCCAAGGAGTCCCGGCCGAAGCTGATCATCGCCGGCTGGTCGGCGTACCCGCGGCAGCTGGACTTCGCGGCCTTCCGGCGGATCGCCGACGAGGTCGGCGCGTACCTGATGGTCGACATGGCGCACTTCGCCGGCCTGGTGGCGGCGGGGCTGCACCCCTCCCCCGTGCCGTACGCGGACGTCGTCACCACGACCACGCACAAGACGCTGGGCGGCCCGCGCGGCGGCGTCATCCTGTCCAAGGCCGAGCTCGCCAAGAAGATCAACTCCGCGGTCTTCCCCGGCCAGCAGGGCGGCCCACTGGAGCACGTCATCGCGGCGAAGGCGGTCGCCTTCAAGATCGCGGCGACCGAGGAGTTCAAGGACCGCCAGGTCCGCACCCTGGAGGGCGCGAAGATCCTCGCCGAGCGGCTGACGCAGCCCGACGTCACCGGGGCGGGCGTCTCGGTGCTGTCCGGCGGCACCGACGTGCACCTGGTCCTGGTCGACCTGCGCCACAGCGAGCTCGACGGACAGCAGGCCGAGGACCGGCTGCACGAGATCGGCATCACGGTCAACCGCAACGCCGTCCCGGACGACCCGCGTCCGCCGATGGTCACCTCGGGTCTGCGCATCGGCACCCCGGCGCTGGCCACCCGCGGCTTCGGCGCGGAGGACTTCCGCGAGGTCGCCGACGTCATCGCCGAGGCCCTCAAGCCGGGCTTCGACGCGGGGACCGCGAAGGCGCTCGGCGCCCGGGTCACCGCCCTGGCCGAGAAGCACCCGCTGTACCCCGGCCTGAAGTAG